The sequence below is a genomic window from Lolium perenne isolate Kyuss_39 chromosome 7, Kyuss_2.0, whole genome shotgun sequence.
gacttctgtcccccgaattggagtttcgcgatggtggcggcgcccctggagtctttctggagtttcgtcaatccttctcgatgttttaggtcaggacggcttaaataggcgaagagtcggagtcagaGGAGCCACGGGAcctcctcacactaggccggcgcggccagggtggagcccgcgcggccctattgtgtggggcccccagggctcccctctggtccccctctgactttctggaaggttccgggaaaaataaggttctgggcattgatttcgtcgaattccgagaatattgcccgaacagcctttctggaaccaaaaacaacagaaaacaacaactagcccttcggcatctcattaataggttagttccggaaaatgcataaaaacattataaagtgcaagcaaaacatgtaagcattgtcataaaacaagcatggaacatcagaaattataggtacgttggagacgtatcagggatctcttctcgtcacgcttcgtGACGGTTGATGCTATCCAATCTCTGGGCTTGGCCACCAAacttggcggcgctggcggcgccggagctgggggaggagcgttcggagcgctccccttcggaagagaagagaaggacttggcggcggcgcctccgctagtggaactggcggcggcgataagattcttcttcttcaccattgtgagatctggggaggattggaaaagcagtggtggcggcgcagcagcagcgaagggaggaagaaggataaGAACGAGAAGATGCTACGGAAAATGTgggagaagattagggatttttcgccctttggagattttaaggagAGGAGAACTTGAGAGCTGTGCAGGCACGTGTCGTTGCTATTGGTTCATTCAGTGGATCTTTCCTATTAAAGATTGCaggaatcgaggagacgccttggtaaCTGTGCGAAAAGGGCCAGACAAAAAAAAGAATAGGCCCAGCAGGTTACGTCCTGTCAGTCAGAATCAAGATATCAGTAAAGCGTCATCAATGATGTCATAAGGAAATGCCAAAGGCAGTCGAAGGGATGAAAAATAGTATCGGATGGCGAatttgagtctatgcacagattgcaaagcatctgtacttagactcgggggctactcccatcgggagcgctgacgcgcacccgacaaaatgaggactcgaagaaaaaagaaaagaaggccTTGAAAGAAGAAACAATTGTtcgactcgagtctgcacccggttgcgagcacccgtgcccagactcgggggctactcccatcgggagtgctgggcgcgcacccgacagaacttttttcgcactccaggatcatgcccggggacttgattctgtgtagggtaatgttgttttgccatcggcagttaaccagcaaaagttgggcacgttactcattatccctcgcATGagaaaaatatatcggatgacctacgaagacttgcagaaaaacttcggcaaagaaaaatgttcgagtagtacaacttgagtctacgcacggattgcgagcatccgtacctagactcgggggctactcccatcgggagcgctgacgcacaCCCGATAGAAGAAAATGATGCAGACAGAAGGAAAACAAGAACGCTTGAGGAGAAGGACATCGGCAGAaggcatgcttcagtctctacccgaactatgttcggctagacactcggggtctactgacgtgggcactacccttcgggtaaccaacgtTGCTCCACCCTATACAGTCCAGCTGGAGacccatgaaggtactcgatggcaaggtgggccactaggacggtgcaacggaagattccttgaaatacaagacacggaagaagccgaacaaggaaggtttggagatagatctactgtaaacctagtcttactcgattagacctcttgagacctggcctcctatataaaggccaggagaggggctgtcgagggacacaatcaatcttagcgaccTTAGCCAACAGAAACTTAGATCTAGGTTACCCTAGtatttagccatctcgacgagatcttagccgaactattcggcaccccattgtaacccattatcatcataatcaagaacagacaggcaggacgtaagggttttacctcatcgagggccccgaacctgggaaatcgctctccccgcttgtctgtgaaccgatgtctcgtgtcagcttgcaggattccatcaaccctaagcccctatcggagggcattgccgaggagcaccctcgacagcaTGCCCAACGTCAGATACAGTCATTGGGGGAGGAAAAAAAGACCTGCCTTGCCTGTAGGGGTGTAAATGAATCGGATCGGATTTtggtcatatcatatcatttaccATATATTTTCTCGATTCAGATCGAAGCGGATATTGATTGGTTTCAGATTCAAATGAGGATATACCGAACTGCGGATTCGAATCGGAAATGGGGCGGACTTGGGCGAAAACAAAAATATCGGATATATGTTCTTATTGGTAGATAGTtatagttgttgcaaatcttgaaAGTGATTTAAACTTCCAGTCTCGTGCAGTGAAGAAAAAAGCCACATAGTACGCTAAAACTCAAGCATTGATGAAAACTTGGAGCTAAATATGCTCGCCAAATAAATTTGGTAACTCAATAACTACTTGCAAGATTGACCTTGGTTTTTACTAGAAGTCGGATTATCCGATTTAGAACCTTCAGATTATCTTAATTAAATTTCGGATAATCCATATCCACATGCTATTTGCTAAACCATATCTTATACCGTATCCAGAGCACCACTTCAAAATCGGATATCCTTATCCATCAGATTTTTTAAAATCAGATATGGATACCTAAAAATTATTCTATCCATTTACACTCCTACTTGACCTGGCCTATATAGACCCGGCAGGCATGGCTGGCGGCCGAACCCAGTAGTCCGACCTGCAGCTGCAGTTGCCAAAAAAGAAATCCTACCTGGTCCGGCTTGTGTTCTTCTTCGCCTCTGAAGTCAGAATCTTCCAACCCACCCACCTGCCAACTACTCACAGCTGCGATCGCACCACCACCACGACTCCACTCCCCGAATAGTCCAAGCGCAACGGCACAGCACCAGCACACCGCGACAGTCAAacgaggagggggaggaggaagGAAGCAAATGCGCGCGTGACACCCGAGGGCCTGCCTGCCTGCCTGCGCGTGATCCCTGCGCAATGGGCCGCCGGATCGACCTCTCCGGCGCGGAGATCCGCGGCGGAGACCACGGGGACGGCGGCCCGCCCATCTTCCTACCGCGCcacaccgccgccgcctccccgctCCTCGCCCTCGACATCGGAGGTACTAAGCTCGCCCCGCCCGCGCCTCCCTTTTTGCTGAATTTCGGTCGCCTTCCTTCGCGCGGTTCTGAACCTGGTGAAACTAACTCCGCGCGCTCGCAGGGACCCTGGTAAAGCTGGTCTACACGGCGACCTGCGGCGCCCAGGCGGAGCTGCGGTTCGCCAAGTTCGAGAGGCGGAGGCTGGACGACTGCTTCAGCTTCATCCGGGCGGAAGGACTCCTCGGATGCAACGGTAACTGCTGCCTCGCTGCCTGGTTGCGTCGTGGATTATACTAGTAGTAGTACAATGATGATTCCCTGTCGCCTCCTCCTCTGGTTTCCACGTCTCTGACTGAATAATTGGGTGACCTGCCCCACAATGGCAATAAGCAGGATAAGATTAAAGAGCAGTGTGGTGTTCTTCAGATATTCACAAGTTTGTGTTGTCCACTTGTAGCTCATGATCAAGTTCTACAAATGCCACTTGCCACCGCTCTTTTCAATGATTCAAAAAACGCCGTGCTCACTGTTTTTACCGAGTCAGGATCTCATCTTCTGACATTGGATGATCAGTACAGTTATTATCTTTATCATATCATGGGTTAAACTCAGCATTTTTCATGCCAGGGACAACGTTGGGTTCAAGCAAAGAAAGTATGGGACTGCTCAAGGTATGCTTTGCCTTCTGATGCTATGTGATGATGGTGACCTTGAGCTTGAGGGCTTATGTCACAGTGATGCTATGCATGGCATACTTTACCTCTTCTCTCACCCTAAACCTAGAATTTCAAATGACGCATTCATTGCGCGCCGTCACCTCTTAACGCCCACCAAAATCATTTTTACTACTAGTTACATTTAATTGCTACACATAATTATTGAACTTTATTTTCGCGGACTCACGCTATCACTAAATACCAGTATCCAGTTGCAAAAGTAAAGTTTTGTCGTCACGCGACACACTCTGATTCCAGTGCATCAGGAAACAcagagtttgcctcctggtttgaTACTTGTAGAGTTGCAAAAGTAAAGTTTTGTCGTCAAGCGACAGACTCTAATTGTAGTGCATTAAGAAACAcagagtttgcctcctggtttgatacttgtacatacttgtagcTGGGGCAAAGCCCTTGGCAATTCTGCGGTCCGGTCAATAATTGCAAGAGTGCTGACCAATGTCTACTTGTGAATTCTGATTGCCACATTGAATACGAAAATGAAGTCAAGAGTGCTGAACAATGTCTACTTATGATTGCCACATTGAATACATATATGAAGTCTTACTGTCCCCTTCTGATACAAAATGGCAAGCATTTAGATGCGTgtttgagaaaaaaaaagtttgcaATTCTTACGGCCTTATTTGACGGTTAACACATGACACTGTAATTTTATGTTTGTCTTAGCACTGTCATTTTATCTGAGGTGAACTATAAATTTGCTTGATAGCTTGATCTGAATCGAGTGTAATGGAAACGATTTGCAGGCTACAGGTGGTGGATCATATAAATTTGGTGATGATTTTCAGGAGAAATTAGGTGTTAGTCTTGACAAGCTTGATGAAATGGATAGTGTTGTTTCTGGAGCAAACTTTTTGTTAGAGGTAGTCGTAAGCTGTTATCTTCAATATTTTATCGCTGCTTTCTTATTAATTTCACATAGGCAACTTGCCTTCACAAGTTCTGATATCTAGTTCTCATTTAGATAATATTAATGATGCTTCCATGCAGAATGTTCCTGGCGCAGCCTTCACATACATGAATGGAAAGAGGAATTCGATTGATATTTCCCCAGATAACTTGTTTCCTTACCTTCTTGTCAACATTGGCTCAGGAGTTAGCATATTAAAGGTTGGACTTCTTCATCATAATGTTACTAATATGGAAATACAACAGAATGCAGCTCATATAACCATGCTTTATCAAGTATATTGCAGGTCACTGgaaataaaaaattcgaaaggGTAACTGGGACACATATTGGTGGTGGCACTATGTTTGGTTTAGGAAAACTATTAACAGGATGTAACAGGTAATGTGCATCCTTTTGCGCCATAATGTCTTGGTTTTACTTATTTCCTCACTAATATATTGCTGTTCTCTTAGTTATGATGAATTCTTGCAATTAAGCCAGAAAGGGGACAATTTTGTACTTGATCTTATTGTGAAGGATATATGTGGGGAGCTTGTTTGCCAGAAGGTTTGCTGTCAACCTCTTCCTGTTTCACCTTTTATTTTATGAAATTCATTGCTCTTTTGTTGCAGAGCTCTGTACGTGTTTTCCTTCTTTCTTAGTATGTAGATCAATTCTGTCAAACTTGATTGTTTTCTTCTTGTTTGCTTAGGATTAGGATTATATGACAATAAATAGGTCATCATCATTTCTATTgggtttccttttattttatgaaAGTCATATCTCTTTTTTTTTGCAATGCTATGTACTTGTTTTTCTTCTTTCTTAGTTTCGGTTGGCCTGCACTGCTCTAGTATGTAGGTCAATTCTGTCAAACTTGATTGTTTTCTTCCTGTTTGCTTAGGATTCTATGACAACCTAGTGGTATAAATAGGTCAGTGGAGTAAAAATTGTTATTACGTAGTGAACTTAGGATTGCCCGGAAAGCAATATGACCACTGGGAGCATTATGTTCAGAATAGTTGATGAAGCACAGCGAAATATTTACCTTGTCAATATTCATATTATATGAAATTGCTGATCCTTCCctaaatatgattgattgcgttTTTATTCTTATGTTCCAGCAAGGACTATCAACTTCAACTCTTGCTTCTAGCTTTGGAAAAGTTATTACTTCTATGAAAAAACTAACAGATTACAGACCTGAAGACATTGCATCCACATTGTTGAGTGCCTTTACCTACAACATTGCACAAGTGAGTTTATGTTATATATTTATGCATGTTATTGAATTATTATGCTTATTAGAAATAGCCAGCTACCCACGGGCATCTTTCCGTTGGATCAGCTATAGGGAGCACACAAGACTTAGCAGCGCTACATAGAGAGCATGGCGCTGTGGTATGTTTTAGCAAGAGTGCAGTTGGTCTTCATTAATGCTGGAAAGGGATGTTAGATTAGGGTATCTAGCTAAGGTCTCAGTTTTTTGCTCTGATTTAAGGGCAAGTGGTAGTACGTAAATATTATTTTAGGGAAAAGTACTCTATGTACTAGACATTTACGTGCTGCTGGTACCAGCGCCCAGCCGCATATTGCATTTTTAGCCatgatagagagggagagaggggcagTGCCACCCGCCATGGCCCACTATGGGGCAGTGGTTCGGCATGGTAAAAAAAGGCAAGCGGCTGGCTTTGGCAGTTGATTAGGGGAGGAAGGGTCACATCAGAGGAGAGGACACTGGCCATGAGACACTGAGATAGCACACCTCAGTAACCTCTGGGTATCCTCGTTTGGCAGAGGCTCACAGCCCTGGACCCTCACCCCCTGTAAGACAACAAGAGCTCACGCGGCCCTTATATCTTCCCACCGGATGTGGCAGATAAAAAAGTGCGGGAAAACAGCTGCCCGAGCCGCAGAACCTATCTATGCATTTCTTTGGGAAAACGCGGCAGATTGTTTACCCTACGAACCCGGCCACAGAAAAAGAAGAGCTGATGCTGTTGTCAAAACATTATTGCATGCTGACACCGCGCGCAGGGCACTGTGGTAGAGAAATATCCAGAACTAGGCAACACCCGGCCACAGAAAAAGAAGAGCTCATGTCATAGCAAACAACGTTACACACGCTAACGTCTCCATTCAGCATGGATTTTAATGGGAGCAGATTCTCTCTAGATCCAATGACAGGTAACATATGCGTAGCTAGCCACGTAGGTAGTAATCTGCGTTGCTATAGTTATTACCTTGGAATCAGAAAATACTGGAACCAGAAAATCGAATATATTGTACCAGCTACTTCATAGATGTTCACATGCATGGCACTCAACCTTGCTTTATTGGAAGAAAAGAAAAGCTAAGCAGATGTACTTGTCGATTTGTGGAGGAAACACATACTAGTATAATGATTTTGGAGAAATAAGACATATTTCTACAGTTTTACTTATTCTACGTTGCATAAAGTTCTTTTTTATATTAAGACAAATTGTTTCACTAGAAACCATTTTGATTATATCTCGAGAATGTTATTAGCATCATGATACACTTTATAGGGCTTCACCTATTGGTTCTGCTCTGTTTGTTGTCTTTTTAAATATTGATTTGATGTATGACACTCGTGGCATGAGTCCTGCAGATTTCTTTCCTTGTTGCATCACTCTTGGGCCTCAGGAGGGTTTTTTTTGGTGGATCATACATACGTGGACACAGAAGCACAATGGAAAATATTTCTTATGCACTTGACTTCTGGTAAGCATTTGATGTTTTCAAAATGTATTTGTATGATGAGCCGTCCAGATAAAAACTATAGATATTTTGTACGTTTAGTACTTCAGTTTGTGGTCCTTAGGAGGATTCTAAAGAACACTCCTTGTGGTTTCTGATTTAATGTTTACTCTTATTTTATCAGCCTCGGAAAGAATCTTACTATTTGAGGTATGTCATTCAGGTCACAGAGTCAAATGCAAGCTGCATTTTTGCAACATGAAGGGTATTTAGGTGCTATTGGTGCCTTGATGAGTTACGGGGATCCCATAGATGAAAACTTGACCCTCAAGGAATCTAACGAGAAGGTGAGCCCCTACGCTGAATACATACAAAaatacatgttttttttttttgaataattaGTGATTACATATGTGATCTACTGTTGATTATTTCCCATGGGTGATTACTTGTTATTAGATGCATCTTGAGCCCATAATGCTGAACGTAACATATTAACATATAGTTCTACAGGCACTTGTGATTAAGCATGTATGCATTATAACATTGTTATTGTGGTTAGGTTGATTTATCTTTGGAAGCTTAATTATTGATTTTCCCGTTGCTGTAGCAAAACACTAACGAGACAGCAGCTCCTACTGATCCGACAGCAGCAGATGAACATAATGACAGCAACATATTTCCTTACCTCCTTGTTAATATTGGATCTGGTGTCAGCATGATAGAGGTTTGCCAGCACACTGCTTTCAAACTTCTCTTATATTTGTAGCATCACTTGTTATCAGCAAACATATTACAGGTAATCGGTAAGGGGAAGTTTGAGCGAATTATTGGATCACATCTGGGTGGTGGTACTATTCTTGGTCTTGCAAGGCTTTTAACTGGCTGTTCCAGGTACTGTTTATTTAGCTTGTGTGCTTATATAATGTAGGGATTTTCCTGAATACATTGTAAGCATTTGCTATTAGTTACGAGGAATTCTTGGAGTTGAGCCAGAGGGGCAATAATCTAGCAGTTGATTTGACTGTCGGAGATATATATGGGGAGAATGGTTATCCTAAGGTATTTTTATCTATACTCTGAAAGAAGACTTTTCCTGTGAGCTTTCTGCTAGTATAATATTAATATTTGTTTCAAAATGGAACTGCAAATTCAACCACCTCTTAGGGCTTTGACATGCTTAGCATAAACATTATGAATCTCCAGCGCACCAGACCATCAGTATGACTATTAATTCTTCTCTCTTCACACCAGATCGGTCTTCCTGCATCCACTACTGCAGCGAGCTTTGGAAAAGTGAACTCAAGCAAACTTTCAGACTACAAAGCAGAAGATCTTGCAGCAGCTCTGCTCAACTCTTTCACCTACAACATTGGACAGGTATTTTCTCCATATATTGGAGCTACCTGGTACCATTTATGAAATACCCTCTAACCTTGTTCTTATTTCTCTTCTATTCTCTAGATAGCCTACTTTGTGGCTAATCTTTCAGGACTGAAAAGAATCTTCTTTCGAGGTGCTTATGTCTGTGGTCATGAGAAGACTATGGACAAGATTTCTCGTTCCCTCAAATATTGGTAAAGTATTTTTTTGTTCAGATACAGTGAAAATTATTTGGCAAATGGCAATTGCACAGAAATTTTAGTTATCCAAGAACATGAGAACACATGTTCCATTGTGATCGGGCAGTTGAGAATTCCTTATCTCATTTTGTTTTTGCTCCCAGGTCCAAAGGTGAAGTTCAAACGACATTTCTGTGTCATGAAGGTTTCTTGGGAACCCTAGGTGCATTTTGGAGTTATGAGAACATGGGCATTGACGGTTTGGAATCACATGAAGTCATTAGGGAGGTCTTGCTTGGTGCTCCCTACACCGGGAACTTTCCATCTTTACCACTGACTCAAGAGGAGGACATTGTACGTGACATGAGTTAGAAATAATCACACCACAGAAATTATCTCCAAAGTTATATACCGACCTCAACAATTTCTCCTTTTCACTGGCATTTAACCTTTACTTGTGCTTCTTTTAGGAAGAAAATACAACCGTTGAAGTGGAGGTGGAGAGGCTGCGGCATGAGAACGCAGTTCTGAAGTCTGAGCTTGAATGGTTAAGAAGAGAGAATGCAGAGCTGAAAGCTAAGTTATCATAATCCAATGGAGCGATTAACTTGTGAAGCAATAAAAACAAGAAGACAATTGTGAAGCATGCATCCATGCTTAAAAAAAACACCATGGTGATATATATGGGGGCACAAACAGCCTCAACTTGTTGTAACCTGTAATAGTTCTGGCGATGGGTTCAAAGGTTGTTTAAATAGAAAGAATTTAGTTAGCCCAAATTAGGGTCGCTCCTGTAGTGAGCTCATGTTGTATTTTTTTACTTTTCATGGTGCAACCTTTATTGTTTGTCTTGTAAATATGGAGGCAGCATGCCAAGTAATAAACTGTTGTTGTAACTTTATTGGAAATAGTTGGTGTGGCCGTTAAGAACTGGATTGGGCTATTTTCCTTCCAAGTGAAGAAAAACTGTGAAGTTCTGGGTTAAATGCTGGTTCATCAGTACAGTAGGTGATGCCAGTCGAACACTATTATCTTTTTCGAATGGTTACCTGAGGGGAGTGATTCCTCGCATGAATTTCAGTGAAATTTGACCAAAGTTGAAGCATTCAGGCGGTGgttaaggaagaagaagaatgagCAGCAAGTTTACAGCTATGTTTGAAAAATATTACTCCGTACTGTAtttgaacaaaaaaaaaaaatccccatGAAAACGATGCTCCCATCTCATCAAACTCTACAATTGTTCAGTTAAACCAAGAAAAGACTTTCCCAATTATTTTTACTGACCAATCGTGGCAGTCATTTGTCAGGTATCACACATAATTAatttggcaaaaaacaaaaaatggaaaaaagAATCGACGCCTGAGAGATTCGAACTCTCGCGGGGAAACCCCATGTACTTAGCAGGCACACGCCTTAACCACTCGGCCAAAGCGTCTTTGTGTTAGATCTGCCACGGATTCGATTTGTATAGGCTACGAATAAATTTTGGTTATGATGCATGCTCTACAATTTTCCAGAGGAGGCATGCCATGTGTCGGTGCTCATCTGTGTACACGTCAGACTAAATAAGTGGCAGAAACTGAAGCTATATTGATAATTCTTTTAGAAGATAATAAAAGCCGACCACTTCTCTGAAATGTAAAAAAAGACACATGGTTTTGTCGCTTGGAACATTGCTTGAGTACTCTTGGTGACAACTGACAACTCACTAGTCACTAGAACAAAATGCAAACTCTACAAGCCGGCCTACAGGCTACAGCTGCCTTCCTTGTGGCCACAAGCCAACAGGGCAAGCAATGGAGTTGTGAATCAAGCGCATGGGGCAATTGCTTGGCTTGCAAGAGTCCGTCCAGCCGGAAAACATGGCTGCCACGTGAGCTCACGTTATCCTGTCGCCGCCGCGGTGGTGCAAGAAATTGAAGAAAGCGCCCAAAAATGGACCACGCGTTCCATCCATGGTTTCCTTTCGAGTTTAGGCAAGGCTAATGGTTAGCCGCAAGCAAGCAATGGGCGGTGTATCGCGAGAGAGTCCTGCTATGCTACTACTCGATCACGAAGATTAGCTTCAGAAACATGCCGGATTTCGATAAAGCTCCCGACATCCAAACAGGTGCTCAAGTTATCGCCATAGTTCAGAGATAATAATCCGATAAGTACGCGACAGAATACACGACGATGATTGAAAGAGGAAGGGCACATCGATCTGAGA
It includes:
- the LOC127317792 gene encoding pantothenate kinase 1 isoform X2; amino-acid sequence: MGRRIDLSGAEIRGGDHGDGGPPIFLPRHTAAASPLLALDIGGTLVKLVYTATCGAQAELRFAKFERRRLDDCFSFIRAEGLLGCNGTTLGSSKESMGLLKATGGGSYKFGDDFQEKLGVSLDKLDEMDSVVSGANFLLENVPGAAFTYMNGKRNSIDISPDNLFPYLLVNIGSGVSILKVTGNKKFERVTGTHIGGGTMFGLGKLLTGCNSYDEFLQLSQKGDNFVLDLIVKDICGELVCQKQGLSTSTLASSFGKVITSMKKLTDYRPEDIASTLLSAFTYNIAQISFLVASLLGLRRVFFGGSYIRGHRSTMENISYALDFWSQSQMQAAFLQHEGYLGAIGALMSYGDPIDENLTLKESNEKQNTNETAAPTDPTAADEHNDSNIFPYLLVNIGSGVSMIEVIGKGKFERIIGSHLGGGTILGLARLLTGCSSYEEFLELSQRGNNLAVDLTVGDIYGENGYPKIGLPASTTAASFGKVNSSKLSDYKAEDLAAALLNSFTYNIGQIAYFVANLSGLKRIFFRGAYVCGHEKTMDKISRSLKYWSKGEVQTTFLCHEGFLGTLGAFWSYENMGIDGLESHEVIREVLLGAPYTGNFPSLPLTQEEDIEENTTVEVEVERLRHENAVLKSELEWLRRENAELKAKLS
- the LOC127317792 gene encoding pantothenate kinase 1 isoform X1, producing MGRRIDLSGAEIRGGDHGDGGPPIFLPRHTAAASPLLALDIGGTLVKLVYTATCGAQAELRFAKFERRRLDDCFSFIRAEGLLGCNGTTLGSSKESMGLLKATGGGSYKFGDDFQEKLGVSLDKLDEMDSVVSGANFLLEVNVPGAAFTYMNGKRNSIDISPDNLFPYLLVNIGSGVSILKVTGNKKFERVTGTHIGGGTMFGLGKLLTGCNSYDEFLQLSQKGDNFVLDLIVKDICGELVCQKQGLSTSTLASSFGKVITSMKKLTDYRPEDIASTLLSAFTYNIAQISFLVASLLGLRRVFFGGSYIRGHRSTMENISYALDFWSQSQMQAAFLQHEGYLGAIGALMSYGDPIDENLTLKESNEKQNTNETAAPTDPTAADEHNDSNIFPYLLVNIGSGVSMIEVIGKGKFERIIGSHLGGGTILGLARLLTGCSSYEEFLELSQRGNNLAVDLTVGDIYGENGYPKIGLPASTTAASFGKVNSSKLSDYKAEDLAAALLNSFTYNIGQIAYFVANLSGLKRIFFRGAYVCGHEKTMDKISRSLKYWSKGEVQTTFLCHEGFLGTLGAFWSYENMGIDGLESHEVIREVLLGAPYTGNFPSLPLTQEEDIEENTTVEVEVERLRHENAVLKSELEWLRRENAELKAKLS